The following nucleotide sequence is from uncultured Draconibacterium sp..
GTTGCATACAGCGAGAAGAGAAAAAAACTACAGAAAGCAAAAACCGAAAAAAAGGAGGATTAAATCATGGCACAAGGAAGTGAAATCAGATACCTGACTCCACCGTCAGTAGAGATCAAAAAGAAAAAATATTGCCGTTTCAAGAAAAACGGAATCAAGTATGTTGATTACAAAGACCCTGAGTTTTTGAAGAAATTCCTTAACGAGCAAGGTAAAATTTTACCTCGTCGTATCACTGGAACTTCGTTAAAGTATCAGCGTAAAGTTGGCCAGGCTGTTAAACGTGCCCGCCAAGTTGCATTGTTACCATTTGTAACCGACATGATGAAATAAGAGGAGGACTTGAAATGGAAATTATATTATTACAAGACGTAGAGCGTTTAGGAAGCAAAAACGATATTGTTGAGGTAAAAGGTGGTTACGGACGTAACTTTCTGATCCCAACAAAAAAAGCAGTTGTTGCTACCGAGTCGGCCAAAAAAGTTTTGGCTGAGAACATTAAACAACGTGCTCACAAAGAAGCGAAATTGAAAGAGGAAGCTACTAAAATTGCTGAGCAAATTGTTGCCAAGAAAATTTCTATTGGTGCTAAAACTAGTACTTCAGGCAAAATATTTGGATCGGTTAATACCATCCAGTTGGCTGAAGCAATCAACAAAAAAGGATTTGAGATTGACCGCAAACAAATCTCTATTCCTGAAGACAGCATCAAAGAAATTGGTACTCATACTGCCAAAATCAAACTACACAAAGAAGTTGTGATTGAGATTGAATTTGAAGTTGTTGCGGAATAAGCATATTTTTGCATACACAATACTAAAAACGGTAAAAGGGTTTCCATTTGGAAACCCTTTTTATTTGAATACAATTTCTCTGATGTAAGTCAAATCATTTCTTTCAATTAGGAGGTAGCGCTTACCGAAAACCGACAATTCGGACAGATTGGTTTATGTTTATCACTAATTAAATTGTGCTGACAGGCATAAATCATCATTTGTAAATGATTAATGCTGCCCAGCTTTTCACGAATATTTTTCAAATGCGTACGCACAGTCGACTCACTAATATTTAGTGAATTTGCTACTGCATTGTGAGTTTCTTCTGTAATCCATGACCCCAGAATCTGTTTCTCCCTACGGGTTAAATTGGATTCGTTCTGCTCGCTTTCTGAACAACTAAAAAATTTATCCAACGCCTTTGGACATAAATATTTTCCTGAACTTTTAATCTCCTGAATTGCAATAAAAATTTTTTCTGCCGAACAGCTTTTCACAATATAACCGTTAATAAAAGGCATAATCTTCACCATCAGTTCCTGCGATATTAATTCAGAGATCACCAGTATTTTTAAATGTGGAAATTTCAGGTTCAGATTCGACATATAGTCTATATATTTTATAGACCAAAGCTTAAACTCAAAGATTATAATATCCGGACGTAAATCAGCAATTGCTTCTAAAGAGTTTTCACCATTATTTACCATTCCTATTATTTCAGAATGCTCATGTTGTACCAAATAAATTTTAAGGCATTCAGCAACCAACTTTTGATCGTAGGCAATTAATATTTTCATGGTATCATTAAAAAAAGATGGAAAATAAAACAATCAAGTATCATACAAGTTACAAAAAAATATAAAGAGGTGTTTACTCCAATCCGTATTATTGTTTAGAAATGATTCATTAATGTTTACCTCCTCCTACGAAAATGAGGATATAACTATGGCCAAAAGAGCAGTATAAAACCAACAATATCAGGATTGTCTTGCCTCTCCTATTTTTATAAATTGTTATTCCATTTAATAACAACCGTATTAAAACCAGGGGTTATTATTTATTAATCAAAAATTTCTTAACCATGAAAACAATTATCCGTTATGCACACTATGTGTTTTTTTTGCTCCTAATGAGCTGCTTAACTATTCTTTTAAGTAACTGCCAAAAAGGCGATGTTTTCCCAAACGTTGATGATGACTCTGACCGGCCGGAATGGGCTGGAGGAGATACCGATTCAAACAATCACATTAAAGGAAATGATGAATCAGGAACTACCCGTGGAGGAGACTATGGCGATTTATATGTTTTACTTAGAGACGACAATGGTGTTCCTGTAATGACAACTGTTGATGTCGACATGGATGGCATAATTGAAGATGATGAACACTTTGTACAACCAATTGATGCGATTACCGGAACTACTATTGAGCTTGACCAATATGGCGAAGTTCCGGAATCGGCAAACCCAATTGAAGTGGACTTTGGTCGATTAAACATTGTACGTTCGCCTCAATCGGTTTTAGATCAGGCTTTCGAAGAAGCGATGAAAGTTATTGAAGCAGGCGATGATTTTACGCTTGATTTCTGCGGCCGGTTATCCATTTGGAATTATGATTTAGTTGTAACCGACTCGCTTGTTCTTACCAAAACCATCGATTCTCCCCGTGAAAATATGGCCATGTACCAATACTTAATGAAGTATATGTATGAAAATACTGAAGAGATCAGTAATCGAATGGCCTTCTTATCCGCTTATCAAATCGATCCATTATTGCTTGCAGCAGGATGTTTTTCAGCCGGGTCAGACAAAACCGGCACAGTTGATATTGATGAAGTAGTGTACATTAATGGTTTCCTTGATTGTTGTGGACTGAATCCAATTGAAAATGAATATGACTACGATTTTAACAACGACAACAATTATTACTTTAATTTCACTGAGCCAAAACTCGGTGATGCACAGTTTCAGTACAACCGTGGAGTTTATCAAGACCGATATATCCAGTTTATGGTTTGGGACAATGTTTATTATCCTTTAGATGAAGACGGCATTTCAGAAGGCCCGGTATTTTCTATTTTTGACATTTTTGAAGGCAATGTTGATTTTAAAGGAATTGGAGCACAGCCAGAATTCACTTATCGGTGGAACCAGTTTGCTCATGACAAAGTACAGGGTTTCGCAATAGCCGTTGATGATGCAGTACAAGTTTTAGACTATGTACATGGTGATTCAAATATTATCTTCTTACCAAATTATCAACCTTAAATATATAATCACCAGACAATTATGGGTTTATCAAATTTTTTCCGTGTAGTAATCTGATAAGTAACCATCTGCCGTTCTCTGGCAGATGGTTCTTTAAAATCCGGCAATATGCTTACACGTCGTACCACAGCCTCTCTTTTAAAAGTATGTATACTTTTTATCATTTACATTGGTACTCCCCACATTTTATCCGCGCAACAAAGCCGGATAGAAGAATCGAACAAATCGGAATTAAATCAGTTTGCCCGGCAAAAAAATGCCGGATGGACGGAACAAAAGCGTATTGCTGATTCGGTAGCAACCAGCTTAAATATACCTGTATTTTATATTGAAGAAAACGGTCGTGTAGTTAGCCTTCAGCGCCTGGGACGCAACAACAAACCTGTTTATTATGCCACCAACAATTTAAGTGTTGCCACAACTCTTGCAGTCGACCAGGTTTGGTCGGCAAGCAACGAATACCCTGAACTTTCTGGCGAAGGTGTTGAAATAAACCTGTGGGATGGAGGAACGGTTTTAGCTACGCATCAGGAGTTTCAAAGCCCCAATGGTTCGCGAATTACAATGCGCGATTTAGATTTGCCCCTATCCGACCACTCAACGCATATTTCCGGTACAATGATCGCCATGGGTAATAAACCAGAAGCCAAAGGTATGGCTGGGCAAGCCCTTATAAAAGGATGGGATTTAAATAATGATATTGCAGAAATGGCGAGCGCTGCTGCTGATGGAATAGCGATTTCAAATCATTCGTACGGACCATTATGCGGCTGGTATTATAATGCGCAAAACGAAAACTGGTATTGGTACGGTGATCCCAATATTTCAGCTATCGAAGACTATGAGTTTGGCTTTTACAGCGATGTGAGTGCCGACCTCGATTATATTGCACAGCTTGCCCCCTACTACCTCATAGTAAAATCGGCCGGAAACGATAGAAACGATGGCCCCGAAACAACGGTCTCACATTATGTGTGGAACGAAAACTGGGTACTGGTTAACGATGAACGCGATCCCGACGGTGGAGAAAATGGCTACGACTGTTTGTCTCCGGTAGCAGTAGCAAAAAATATACTTACAATTGGAGCTGTTGATGATGCCCAAAACATGACCAATTTTAGTGGCTTTGGCCCAACTGATGATGGGCGAATAAAACCAGATCTGGTTTCAGATGGTGTTGATGTTTATTCGTCCATCTCTTCAACAATATCAAGTTACGATACCTACACCGGAACATCGATGTCTACAGCAGCTGCCACAGGTGCTAGCGCACTTTTGCTTCAACTCCAAGACCTGCTTCGGCCCGAAGTAATATTAAGGTCTTCCACCCTAAAAAGTATTCTAATACACTCGGCTACCGACTTGGGAAATCCCGGGCCCGATTACAGTTTTGGTTGGGGTTTGATAAATCTAAAAGCCGCAGCCGACATTATTTACAAGAATTCTAACAATCAGGGTAAAAATATATTTGAGGAAGTTTTGAATGAAGGAGAAGAAATTACAATCCCTGTAACAACGGCTAGTGACGCCCCTTATTTAAAAGCCACGATTTGTTGGACAGATCCGGCCGGACAAGCTTCCTCTCCGGCGCTGAATCAACGAACAAGCAAACTCGTAAACGATCTTAATTTAACGGTAGAAAATACAACTACCGGGCAATCTTTACCGCCCTGGGTGCTCAATGTTGAAAGTCCGGAAGATTCCGCAACATATAGTACAAATCATGTTGACAATGTAGAACAGGTGTATTTTACAAATCCCGGAGATAATGATTTTAATATCAGAATTTCACATTCAGGAACTCTTTCCGGAGGATCGCAAGCATTTAGTTTGGTAGTAACCGGTATTGAAACATTGTCGGGAATATTTCCTCCTCAAAACTTAAGCTATGCTATCGAAGAATCCGCTATCGTACTCAGCTGGGATCCCCCTGTTTCAGGACGTCCTGACAAATATAAAATCTATCGATATGGTTCTTATCTGGCCGAGAGTTCCACACCCACATATACTGATGCATCAATTGTATTCGATAATGAATATTCGTATTTCGTAACAGCGGTTTATTTTATCGACAACGAAGAAACCGAAAGCCTTGGATCCAATGAAATTATAATTTACCCACGAACGGCCCAATCGTTGCCCTATATCGTTGATTTCGAATCGGAGACAAATGATGTGCAGATAAAAAACAACTTATCAGGCTGGCAATGGGGAGATAACGAATCGCTAAATTGTTACTACCTCGATTTTTCAACCGATACTTCTAAATTTATTGCAGCTGATTCTTATTCAGCAGGAGAAGCGGTTCATGTTTCCGATATTGCGGCAACTCCCCCGTTATTGCTAGCCAATTATTCAAACGTTACACTTTCATTCGACTATTTATTAAAAACCGGAATTTATGATGCTATTGATGAATTACATGTGGTTTACAAAAAACAGGAAGAAACGGAGTGGCATGAATACATTAACCTGGAAAAGGCTGTTGTTTGGGCACATAAAATAGTTGAATTGCCCCCGGAAATTTGCAAAAACGGTACACAACTGGGATTTTATTACGACGATCTTTACCAATGGGGAATGGGCGCCGGATTGGATAACATCTCTGTTTCGGGCGAAGAAGAACCTCGTGTTACGGACCTTACAATAACCGCGTTAAACTACCCTTTCTCAGCATGCTCTTTTTCCAACGACGAAAAGGTAGCTATTGTAATCAAAAATCTCGGACCTGATGCAGCTTTGGCCGGCGACAGTATTACACTTCAAATGACTTGCACTTCGAACGAAAGTATTGAAGAAACAGTGGTGCTTACAACATCTCTTTTAACCAACGAAGTAGTAAGTTATGAAATGAACAGTTATCTTGATTTAAGCGATGAACTGAGCTACATAGTAGAATTCCTGCTGGCTTGTCCGCTTGACACTAACGTTGCCAATAATACGTTCGAGAAGACCATCGAAACATACGGCACTCCTCAACCAACAATAGTTACAACTGACCTCACATTTTGTCAGTATGAGTCTCAGATTCTTATCGAAGCACTTCCAGAAGGAGGCGTGTTTTCGGGCGAAGGAGTTTCCGGGCTTTACTTCTCTCCTGTCTTTGCCGGGCCGGGAACACATACCTTAAGCTACACTGTAACAGACGTGAATGGCTGCATCGGAGAAACAACGTTTCAGGTAGTTGTGGATTCTGTACCACATCCGGAAATTCTTAATTCAGAGCTCTCCTTTTGTGAAGACCAGCAACCTGTTCTAATTGAAGTACTTCCCGAAGGCGGTATACTTTCCGGAGTTGGGGTTTCCGAGCTTTATTTCGATCCGGCAATTGCAGGAACGGGAACACACACTTTAACTTACTCAGTAACTGAAAATGCTTGCACGGGTGAAACTGAATTCCAGGTCATCGTCGATTCTTCGATCCATCCTGAAATTTTAAATGACAATCTTTCTTTTTGCGAAGATCAGCAGCCTGTTTTAATGGAAGCAGTGCCAGAAGGCGGTATACTTTCCGGAGTTGGGGTTTCCGAGCTTTATTTCGATCCGGCAATTGCAGGAACGGGAACACACACTTTAACTTACTCGGTAACTGAAAATGCTTGCACGGGTGAAACTGAATTCCAGGTCATCGTAGATTCTTCGATCCATCCTGAAATTTTAAATGACAATCTTTCTTTTTGCGAAGATCAGCAGCCTGTTTTAATGGAAGCAGTGCCAGAAGGTGGTATACTTTCCGGAACAGGTGTTTCAGAGCTTTATTTTGATCCGGCAATTGCAGGAACGGGAACACACACTTTAACTTACACGGTAACTGAAAACGAATGCACTGATGAAACTGAATTCCAGGTAATTGTAGATTCCGTAATTCAACCTCAAATTTTGAATGACAACCTTTCCTTCTGCGAAGATCACCAGCCCGTTTTAATCGAAGCAGTGCCAGAAGGTGGTATGCTTTCCGGAACAGGTGTTTCAGAGCTTTATTTCGATCCGGCAATTGCAGGACCGGGAACGCATACCCTAACATACATTGTAACTGAAAACGACTGCACAGGTGAAACTGAATTTCAAGTAATTGTGGACTCTGTAATTCATCCTCAAATTTTGAATGATAACCTTTCTTTCTGCGAAGATCAGCCGACTGTTTTAATCGAGGCAATTCCTGAAGGCGGAATACTTTCCGGGACTGGCGTTTCAGGGCTTTATTTTGATCCGTCAGTGGCCGGAGCAGGAACACACACTTTAACTTACACGGTAACTGAAAACGAATGCACTGATGAAACCGAATTCCAGGTAATTGTAGATTCCGTAATTCAACCTCAAATTTTGAATGACAACCTCTCCTTCTGCGAAGATCACCAGCCCGTTTTTATCGAAGCAGTGCCAGAAGGTGGTATACTTTCCGGAACAGGTGTTTCAGAGCTTTATTTTGATCCGTCAGTGGCCGGAGCAGGAACACACACTTTAACTTACACGGTAACTGAAAACGAATGCACTGATGAAACCGAATTCCAGGTAATTGTAGATTCCGTAATTCAACCTCAAATTTTGAATGACAACCTCTCCTTCTGCGAAGATCACCAGCCCGTTTTTATCGAAGCAGTGCCAGAAGGTGGTATACTTTCCGGAACAGGTGTTTCAGAGCTTTATTTTGACCCGGCTGTGGCAAAACCGGGAACGCATACACTATCTTACACGGTAACTGAAAACGAATGCACTGGTGAAACCGAATTCCAGGTCATTGTGGATTCCGTAATTCAACCTCAAATTTTGAATGACAACCTTTCCTTCTGCAAAGACCACCAACCTGTTTTAATCCAAGCAATTCCCGAAGGCGGAGTACTTTCAGGGGCTGGTGTTTCCGGTCTCTATTTTGATCCGTCAATTGCCGGCCCCGGAACGCATACGTTAACTTACACCGTAATAGAAAACGAATGTACAGGTGAAACTGAATTCCAGGTTATTGTCGA
It contains:
- the rpsR gene encoding 30S ribosomal protein S18, translated to MAQGSEIRYLTPPSVEIKKKKYCRFKKNGIKYVDYKDPEFLKKFLNEQGKILPRRITGTSLKYQRKVGQAVKRARQVALLPFVTDMMK
- the rplI gene encoding 50S ribosomal protein L9, with the translated sequence MEIILLQDVERLGSKNDIVEVKGGYGRNFLIPTKKAVVATESAKKVLAENIKQRAHKEAKLKEEATKIAEQIVAKKISIGAKTSTSGKIFGSVNTIQLAEAINKKGFEIDRKQISIPEDSIKEIGTHTAKIKLHKEVVIEIEFEVVAE
- a CDS encoding response regulator transcription factor, coding for MKILIAYDQKLVAECLKIYLVQHEHSEIIGMVNNGENSLEAIADLRPDIIIFEFKLWSIKYIDYMSNLNLKFPHLKILVISELISQELMVKIMPFINGYIVKSCSAEKIFIAIQEIKSSGKYLCPKALDKFFSCSESEQNESNLTRREKQILGSWITEETHNAVANSLNISESTVRTHLKNIREKLGSINHLQMMIYACQHNLISDKHKPICPNCRFSVSATS
- a CDS encoding S8 family serine peptidase yields the protein MLTRRTTASLLKVCILFIIYIGTPHILSAQQSRIEESNKSELNQFARQKNAGWTEQKRIADSVATSLNIPVFYIEENGRVVSLQRLGRNNKPVYYATNNLSVATTLAVDQVWSASNEYPELSGEGVEINLWDGGTVLATHQEFQSPNGSRITMRDLDLPLSDHSTHISGTMIAMGNKPEAKGMAGQALIKGWDLNNDIAEMASAAADGIAISNHSYGPLCGWYYNAQNENWYWYGDPNISAIEDYEFGFYSDVSADLDYIAQLAPYYLIVKSAGNDRNDGPETTVSHYVWNENWVLVNDERDPDGGENGYDCLSPVAVAKNILTIGAVDDAQNMTNFSGFGPTDDGRIKPDLVSDGVDVYSSISSTISSYDTYTGTSMSTAAATGASALLLQLQDLLRPEVILRSSTLKSILIHSATDLGNPGPDYSFGWGLINLKAAADIIYKNSNNQGKNIFEEVLNEGEEITIPVTTASDAPYLKATICWTDPAGQASSPALNQRTSKLVNDLNLTVENTTTGQSLPPWVLNVESPEDSATYSTNHVDNVEQVYFTNPGDNDFNIRISHSGTLSGGSQAFSLVVTGIETLSGIFPPQNLSYAIEESAIVLSWDPPVSGRPDKYKIYRYGSYLAESSTPTYTDASIVFDNEYSYFVTAVYFIDNEETESLGSNEIIIYPRTAQSLPYIVDFESETNDVQIKNNLSGWQWGDNESLNCYYLDFSTDTSKFIAADSYSAGEAVHVSDIAATPPLLLANYSNVTLSFDYLLKTGIYDAIDELHVVYKKQEETEWHEYINLEKAVVWAHKIVELPPEICKNGTQLGFYYDDLYQWGMGAGLDNISVSGEEEPRVTDLTITALNYPFSACSFSNDEKVAIVIKNLGPDAALAGDSITLQMTCTSNESIEETVVLTTSLLTNEVVSYEMNSYLDLSDELSYIVEFLLACPLDTNVANNTFEKTIETYGTPQPTIVTTDLTFCQYESQILIEALPEGGVFSGEGVSGLYFSPVFAGPGTHTLSYTVTDVNGCIGETTFQVVVDSVPHPEILNSELSFCEDQQPVLIEVLPEGGILSGVGVSELYFDPAIAGTGTHTLTYSVTENACTGETEFQVIVDSSIHPEILNDNLSFCEDQQPVLMEAVPEGGILSGVGVSELYFDPAIAGTGTHTLTYSVTENACTGETEFQVIVDSSIHPEILNDNLSFCEDQQPVLMEAVPEGGILSGTGVSELYFDPAIAGTGTHTLTYTVTENECTDETEFQVIVDSVIQPQILNDNLSFCEDHQPVLIEAVPEGGMLSGTGVSELYFDPAIAGPGTHTLTYIVTENDCTGETEFQVIVDSVIHPQILNDNLSFCEDQPTVLIEAIPEGGILSGTGVSGLYFDPSVAGAGTHTLTYTVTENECTDETEFQVIVDSVIQPQILNDNLSFCEDHQPVFIEAVPEGGILSGTGVSELYFDPSVAGAGTHTLTYTVTENECTDETEFQVIVDSVIQPQILNDNLSFCEDHQPVFIEAVPEGGILSGTGVSELYFDPAVAKPGTHTLSYTVTENECTGETEFQVIVDSVIQPQILNDNLSFCKDHQPVLIQAIPEGGVLSGAGVSGLYFDPSIAGPGTHTLTYTVIENECTGETEFQVIVDSVIHPQILNDNLSFCEDHQPVLIEAVPAGGVLSGTGVSELYFDPAIAGPGTHTLTYIVTENACIGEAEFQVIVDSVIHPQILNDNLSFCEDHQSVLIEAVPEGGVLSGTGVSELYFDPAVTGPGTHTLTYTVTENDCTGEFVFQIVVYEKTEVDLGPDQVLGIEDSISLNIPNSDCSIIWCNGSTEAYLTIVASELGLGIHPVWVKVFNESSCYSTDTMFVTVENFNAVTEEETKDGILIYPNPANKGFTVQLNQNETIDELIVFTTTGEMLINKQAATTSYFDISFLSSGVYFIKIKTNLRTAQICLLKL